One stretch of Croceibacterium atlanticum DNA includes these proteins:
- a CDS encoding M48 family metalloprotease — protein MAKLYRPFSSLFAFLAMLILAAQPAAAQSVLRDAETEALLQEMVDPLAEAAGLQKGAVEVVLLNDPSINAFVAGGQRIYVHSGLINAADTANEVQGVLAHELGHIVGGHIIRYSEGAGKATKITVLSMLVGLAATLAGAGEAGMGAMALGQQAAMGSFLQFTRTQEASADAAGADFLSTAGITGKGSIEFFKKLQNQEFRYGYSQSDEAGFARTHPLTGDRISRLEGQYRQDPAWNKEPDADQQRRFEAIKAKLYGYLATPAQTLNSYPEYMTSTPARYARAYAYHKEARMDEALAETEALIAQDPDNPYFLELEGQVLLESGKPEEALPSLRRATQLTGNSPLIASTFGHALIATENPEHYAEAERVLKAAVARDREMPFAWYQLGVVYAANGDLPRARLASAEQQVMTGKPREALRSAEAAQRGLPEGSSDWIRAQDVALQARAQLEREEERH, from the coding sequence ATGGCCAAACTGTACCGCCCGTTTTCCAGCCTGTTCGCCTTTCTGGCGATGCTGATACTCGCGGCACAGCCTGCCGCCGCCCAATCCGTGTTGCGCGATGCGGAGACGGAGGCGCTGCTGCAGGAAATGGTCGATCCCCTGGCCGAAGCCGCGGGCCTGCAGAAGGGCGCGGTCGAAGTCGTGCTGCTGAACGATCCATCCATCAATGCCTTCGTGGCGGGTGGCCAGCGGATCTATGTCCATTCGGGCCTGATAAATGCCGCCGATACGGCGAACGAGGTGCAGGGCGTGCTGGCGCACGAACTTGGCCATATCGTGGGCGGCCACATCATCCGCTATTCCGAAGGTGCCGGGAAGGCGACCAAGATCACCGTCCTGTCCATGCTGGTGGGGCTTGCCGCCACGCTGGCGGGCGCGGGTGAAGCGGGCATGGGCGCCATGGCACTGGGCCAGCAGGCGGCGATGGGATCCTTCCTGCAGTTCACCCGGACACAGGAAGCCAGCGCCGATGCCGCCGGTGCCGATTTTCTTTCCACTGCCGGGATCACCGGAAAAGGTTCCATCGAGTTCTTCAAGAAACTGCAGAACCAGGAATTCCGCTATGGCTACAGCCAGAGCGACGAGGCAGGCTTTGCCCGCACCCACCCGCTGACCGGGGACCGTATTTCGCGCCTGGAAGGACAATACAGGCAGGATCCGGCCTGGAACAAGGAGCCCGATGCGGACCAGCAGCGCCGGTTCGAAGCGATCAAGGCCAAGCTCTATGGCTATCTGGCCACGCCGGCGCAGACGCTGAACTCCTATCCCGAATATATGACCAGCACCCCGGCCCGCTATGCCCGCGCCTATGCCTATCACAAGGAAGCGCGCATGGATGAAGCACTGGCCGAAACGGAAGCACTGATCGCACAGGATCCGGACAACCCCTATTTCCTCGAGCTGGAAGGGCAGGTGCTGCTGGAATCGGGCAAGCCCGAGGAAGCCCTGCCATCGCTGCGGCGGGCAACGCAATTGACGGGCAATTCCCCGCTGATCGCATCCACATTCGGCCATGCGCTGATCGCGACGGAAAATCCCGAACATTACGCGGAAGCCGAACGCGTCTTGAAAGCGGCCGTGGCGCGCGACCGGGAAATGCCATTCGCATGGTATCAGCTGGGCGTGGTCTATGCCGCCAATGGCGACTTGCCGCGCGCCCGGCTCGCCAGTGCGGAACAGCAAGTCATGACCGGCAAACCGCGAGAGGCGCTGCGCAGCGCGGAAGCGGCACAGCGCGGCCTGCCCGAAGGGTCATCCGACTGGATCCGGGCACAGGACGTCGCCTTGCAGGCACGGGCACAGCTTGAACGCGAAGAAGAGCGGCACTAG
- a CDS encoding DsbA family protein, with protein sequence MRLLLTSIIALVAGFAGAALWDFSGLRADPTREYLMAHPEVLPEAMQVLQQREQQARIGPLRGELETPFPGAILGNPDGDVTLVEFSDYACTYCRQSLSDVEQLIAANPDLKVVIREYPILRPESVDAARMALAAAEQGKYAAFHDAMFRLGPPTDETIEAAAKDANLDLDRARAAIATGAFDMHLQTNAALASQLGITGTPGWVIGDRAMNGAVGRDRIGEAIAEARES encoded by the coding sequence ATGCGCTTGCTTCTCACATCCATCATCGCCCTGGTCGCCGGTTTTGCCGGGGCTGCCCTCTGGGACTTCAGCGGCCTGCGCGCCGATCCGACGCGTGAATATCTGATGGCCCACCCGGAAGTGCTGCCCGAAGCCATGCAGGTATTGCAGCAGCGCGAACAGCAGGCCCGGATCGGCCCCTTGCGCGGTGAGCTGGAAACCCCCTTCCCCGGCGCCATTCTCGGCAATCCGGACGGCGATGTCACGCTGGTCGAATTCTCCGATTATGCGTGCACCTATTGCCGGCAGAGCCTGTCCGATGTGGAACAGCTGATAGCCGCCAATCCCGATCTCAAGGTGGTGATCCGCGAATATCCGATTTTGCGCCCTGAAAGCGTGGATGCCGCCCGCATGGCCCTGGCCGCGGCGGAGCAGGGAAAATATGCGGCCTTCCACGATGCGATGTTCCGCCTGGGTCCGCCCACGGATGAAACCATCGAAGCGGCAGCGAAAGACGCCAATCTCGATCTCGATCGCGCGCGCGCAGCCATCGCCACCGGCGCTTTCGACATGCACCTGCAGACAAATGCCGCGCTGGCCAGCCAGCTGGGCATTACCGGCACTCCCGGCTGGGTGATCGGCGACAGGGCCATGAATGGCGCGGTCGGCCGCGACCGGATCGGCGAAGCCATAGCGGAGGCGCGCGAGTCCTGA
- a CDS encoding PAS domain-containing protein: MDTLRGRFDDLTDTEADYDSAEDDFVSEPPPAAIGQDERRMQVRAYNHWASLLEDRNFPAIDALEPSELPDFGPYSVLLDFSAGVEDPGISYLGDKLAAECGVNPMELRSLSDVPGRSLLSRITDHYMQIIANQAPIGFEAEFVNQRGHTILYRGILLPYSSDDDTIDFIYGVINWKELADQQDSDELLLEIDQALDARPESAPGRPKDNALTDWADGPGSEPVPDLPSAKPAPAEEDRLPRPSFGLDLGSAASEAARPADRQPLELNEEYSLPSAATIEPETLADWLVLARDMAAIAHTNDERTRHALYEAIGRAYDFSLAAAQAPDEFVELLEDAGIATQKRAPMTPVVKLVFGADYDKTRITEYATALSHAHRIDLPRGALADFIGDAEGGLKGVVSTERRLRREEAGKPASPAKKPNKALTKKLRSIEPAQFSSIPNEGSEFGLVVIRRTGTGEVVMLGEVPEDVALVEKAARRLLD; this comes from the coding sequence ATGGACACGCTGCGCGGCAGATTCGACGATCTTACGGACACCGAAGCCGATTATGATTCGGCCGAGGATGATTTCGTAAGCGAGCCGCCGCCCGCCGCCATCGGCCAGGATGAACGCCGGATGCAGGTGCGCGCCTATAATCATTGGGCAAGCCTGCTGGAGGATCGCAACTTCCCCGCGATCGACGCGCTGGAGCCTTCCGAACTGCCCGATTTCGGCCCCTACAGCGTGCTGCTGGACTTTTCCGCGGGCGTCGAAGATCCGGGCATTTCCTATCTCGGGGACAAGCTGGCCGCGGAATGCGGCGTCAACCCGATGGAACTGCGCAGCCTTTCCGATGTGCCCGGCCGGTCGCTGCTTAGCCGGATTACCGATCATTACATGCAGATCATCGCCAATCAGGCACCGATCGGATTCGAGGCGGAATTCGTCAACCAGCGAGGCCACACGATCCTGTATCGCGGTATTCTGCTGCCCTATTCCAGCGACGACGATACGATCGACTTCATCTATGGTGTGATCAACTGGAAGGAACTGGCCGATCAGCAGGATTCGGACGAACTCCTGCTGGAAATCGACCAGGCGCTGGATGCCAGGCCTGAAAGCGCTCCGGGTCGGCCGAAGGATAATGCCCTGACCGATTGGGCCGATGGTCCGGGATCGGAACCTGTGCCCGATCTCCCCTCCGCCAAGCCCGCACCGGCAGAGGAAGACCGGCTGCCGCGCCCCTCCTTCGGTCTGGATCTGGGATCGGCAGCCAGCGAAGCAGCCCGCCCCGCAGACCGGCAGCCGCTGGAACTGAACGAAGAATATTCCCTGCCTTCCGCCGCCACGATAGAGCCGGAAACACTGGCCGACTGGCTGGTACTGGCGCGCGACATGGCAGCCATCGCCCACACCAATGACGAACGGACCCGCCACGCGCTCTACGAAGCGATCGGCCGGGCCTATGATTTCTCGCTCGCCGCCGCACAGGCGCCGGATGAATTCGTCGAATTGCTGGAAGACGCCGGTATCGCAACGCAGAAGCGCGCGCCCATGACGCCGGTCGTGAAGCTGGTTTTCGGCGCCGATTACGACAAGACGCGCATTACGGAATATGCCACCGCGCTGAGCCATGCCCATCGCATCGACCTGCCGCGCGGTGCGCTGGCCGATTTCATCGGTGATGCGGAAGGCGGGTTGAAAGGCGTGGTCAGCACCGAACGCCGCCTGCGGCGCGAGGAAGCAGGCAAGCCTGCCAGCCCGGCGAAGAAGCCCAACAAGGCACTGACGAAGAAGCTGCGCAGCATCGAACCGGCGCAATTTTCCTCCATCCCGAACGAGGGCAGCGAATTCGGCCTGGTCGTGATTCGCCGGACCGGCACGGGCGAAGTCGTGATGCTGGGCGAAGTGCCCGAAGATGTCGCACTGGTCGAAAAAGCGGCCCGACGCCTGCTCGACTGA
- a CDS encoding sensor histidine kinase has translation MLPFRPTPFFKDKNRAFWNLQFIGWGGAALLRAMQGIANAQAGNFLIMVLIATLTGFSISLILSVVYRALFNRQPLVTWGLTAIVLAIAVTVYALIDGWLAGVVYADREATLAQRFLIYFYLDLTLLGAWSALYYAINFFLQVEEQADRLERLEAQTTIAQLAMLRYQLNPHFLFNTLNSISTLVLLKQTEPANAMLTRLSSFLRHTLVAQPGGQVTVAQEVETLKLYLDIERMRFEERLRTVFKIDPAAADACIPSLLLQPLVENAIKYGVSPQEEGARISLSAQKIGSRLRMTVSDTGPGVQAQMLEQRTPDAQLLGDRSVSTGVGLANIRDRLQQAYGEEHRFEIQTPADGGFTVIIEIPFEKAESDEPEVARTPTPTTPASSPNPALRAIGTNA, from the coding sequence ATGCTGCCATTCCGGCCGACCCCGTTCTTCAAGGACAAGAACCGGGCCTTCTGGAACCTGCAATTCATCGGCTGGGGCGGCGCCGCCTTGCTGCGCGCGATGCAGGGCATCGCCAATGCGCAGGCCGGCAATTTCCTGATCATGGTGCTGATCGCAACCCTCACGGGTTTTTCGATCAGCCTGATCCTGTCCGTCGTCTATCGCGCCCTGTTCAATCGCCAGCCGCTGGTGACCTGGGGCCTGACCGCCATCGTCCTGGCGATCGCCGTGACGGTCTATGCACTGATCGACGGCTGGCTGGCCGGTGTCGTCTATGCCGACCGCGAAGCGACGCTGGCCCAGCGGTTCCTGATCTATTTCTATCTGGATCTGACCCTGCTGGGCGCCTGGTCGGCCCTTTATTACGCGATCAATTTCTTCCTCCAGGTGGAAGAACAGGCCGACAGGCTGGAAAGGCTGGAGGCACAGACCACGATCGCGCAGCTGGCCATGCTGCGATATCAGCTCAATCCGCATTTCCTGTTCAACACGCTGAATTCCATCAGCACGCTGGTGCTGCTGAAACAGACGGAACCGGCCAATGCAATGCTGACCCGCCTGTCCAGTTTCCTGCGGCACACGCTGGTTGCCCAGCCGGGCGGCCAGGTGACGGTGGCGCAGGAAGTGGAAACGCTGAAGCTCTATCTCGATATCGAACGGATGCGGTTTGAAGAGCGGCTGCGCACCGTGTTCAAGATCGATCCGGCGGCGGCAGATGCCTGCATCCCCTCGCTATTGCTGCAACCACTGGTCGAAAACGCGATCAAATATGGCGTTTCCCCGCAGGAGGAAGGCGCCCGGATCAGCCTGTCCGCGCAGAAAATCGGCAGCCGGCTGCGCATGACCGTTTCGGATACCGGCCCGGGCGTGCAGGCGCAGATGCTTGAACAGCGGACCCCGGATGCGCAACTTCTCGGGGATCGTTCGGTTTCCACGGGCGTTGGACTGGCCAATATACGTGATCGTCTGCAGCAGGCTTATGGCGAAGAACACCGCTTCGAAATCCAGACGCCGGCCGATGGCGGCTTTACCGTGATTATCGAGATACCCTTTGAAAAAGCGGAGTCTGACGAGCCGGAGGTCGCCCGGACGCCGACGCCGACAACACCCGCCTCCTCCCCCAATCCCGCATTGCGGGCAATCGGAACAAACGCATGA